A single Populus alba chromosome 7, ASM523922v2, whole genome shotgun sequence DNA region contains:
- the LOC118043502 gene encoding probable LRR receptor-like serine/threonine-protein kinase At5g10290 isoform X2, translating to MMSLKMELVLAALVLAYLQSFVMSNLQGDALSALKDSMNVPANQLKDWNPNQVTPCTWTNVICDNNENVISVTLSGINCSGILSPKIGVLKTLNTLTLKGNGITGGIPKEFGNLTSLTSLDLENNRLSGEIPSSLGNLKRLQFLTLGQNNLSGAIPESLAGLQNLINILLNSNNLSGQIPDHLFQVPKYNFTGNHLNCGGPNLQSCESHNSDSGGSHKSKTGIIVGVVGGFTVLFLFGGLLFFVCKGRHKGYKREVFVDVPGEVDQRIAFGQLKRFAWRELQLATDSFSEKNVLGQGGFGKVYKGVLADNTKIAVKRLTDFESPGGDAAFQREVEMISVAVHRNLLRLIGFCTTTTERLLVYPFMQNLSVAYCLRERKPEEPVLDWTTRKRVALGAARGLEYLHEHCNPKIIHRDVKAANVLLDEDFEAVVGDFGLAKLVDVRKTNVTTQVRGTMGHIAPEYLSTGKSSERTDVFGYGIMLLELVTGQRAIDFSRLEEEDDVLLLDHVKKLEREKRLHAIVDRNLNKNYNIQEVEMMIQVALLCTQASPENRPAMSEVVRMLEGEGLAERWEEWQHVEVTRIQEYERLQRRFDWGEDSVYNQDAIELSGGR from the exons ATGATGTCATTGAAGATGGAACTGGTTCTTGCAGCTTTAGTATTGGCTTACTTGCAGTCTTTTGTAATGTCCAACTTGCAAG GAGATGCCCTATCTGCATTGAAGGATTCGATGAATGTTCCGGCCAATCAATTGAAAGATTGGAACCCAAATCAAGTTACTCCATGTACTTGGACGAATGTTATCTGTGACAATAACGAAAATGTCATTTCTGT AACGCTGTCTGGCATCAACTGTTCTGGGATCTTGTCTCCTAAGATAGGAGTTCTAAAGACTCTTAATACACT AACATTGAAAGGGAATGGCATAACTGGTGGGATACCAAAAGAGTTTGGAAATTTGACAAGTTTAACCAGCTTAGATTTGGAAAATAATCGTTTAAGTGGTGAAATACCGTCTTCATTGGGCAATCTTAAAAGGCTACAATTTTT GACATTGGGTCAAAATAATCTCAGTGGAGCTATCCCTGAATCACTTGCTGGTCTTCAAAACTTGATCAACAT TCTGCTCAATTCAAATAATCTCAGCGGTCAAATTCCAGATCATTTATTCCAAGTTCCTAAATACAA TTTCACAGGAAACCACTTAAATTGTGGCGGGCCAAATTTGCAAAGCTGCGAGTCTCATAATAGCGATTCAG GTGGTTCACATAAGTCAAAGACTGGAATTATAGTTGGAGTTGTGGGAGGATTCacagttctttttctttttggaggcTTGCTATTTTTTGTTTGCAAGGGTAGACACAAAGGCTACAAACGTGAAGTATTTGTAGATGTTCCAG GTGAAGTGGATCAAAGAATAGCATTCGGTCAGTTAAAACGGTTTGCATGGAGGGAACTACAGCTTGCAACGGACAGCTTCAGTGAAAAAAATGTCCTTGGACAGGGAGGTTTTGGAAAAGTTTACAAGGGAGTGCTTGCTGATAACACCAAAATTGCGGTTAAGCGTTTAACTGATTTTGAAAGTCCTGGGGGTGATGCAGCATTCCAACGTGAAGTTGAGATGATAAGTGTAGCTGTTCACAGGAACCTATTACGTCTGATAGGGTTTTGCACAACAACTACAGAACGCCTCTTGGTGTATCCATTCATGCAGAATTTAAGTGTGGCCTATTGTCTAAGAg AACGTAAACCTGAGGAGCCTGTTTTAGATTGGACAACCAGAAAAAGAGTGGCCTTAGGTGCAGCACGTGGGCTGGAATACCTTCATGAGCACTGCAATCCTAAAATTATTCATCGTGATGTGAAAGCAGCTAATGTACTCCTCGACGAGGATTTTGAAGCAGTTGTTGGGGATTTTGGCCTTGCGAAGCTGGTGGATGTGAGAAAGACCAACGTGACAACTCAAGTTCGCGGGACAATGGGCCACATAGCACCAGAATACTTGTCCACTGGCAAGTCATCTGAAAGGACCGATGTCTTTGGGTATGGTATTATGCTTCTAGAGCTTGTTACAGGTCAACGGGCAATTGACTTTTCACGTCTGGAAGAAGAGGATGATGTCTTATTGCTTGACCAT GTCAAGAAGCTGGAGAGGGAGAAAAGACTGCATGCTATTGTCGATCGCAACCTAAATAAAAACTACAACATCCAGGAGGTGGAGATGATGATACAAGTCGCCTTGCTCTGTACCCAAGCGTCACCAGAGAACCGTCCAGCAATGTCAGAGGTTGTGCGGATGCTGGAAGGAGAGGGGCTAGCTGAGAGGTGGGAAGAATGGCAGCATGTTGAAGTTACACGCATACAAGAATACGAAAGATTGCAGAGACGATTTGACTGGGGAGAAGATTCGGTTTATAACCAAGATGCTATTGAGTTATCTGGTGGAAGATGA
- the LOC118043502 gene encoding probable LRR receptor-like serine/threonine-protein kinase At5g10290 isoform X1, translated as MMSLKMELVLAALVLAYLQSFVMSNLQGDALSALKDSMNVPANQLKDWNPNQVTPCTWTNVICDNNENVISVTLSGINCSGILSPKIGVLKTLNTLTLKGNGITGGIPKEFGNLTSLTSLDLENNRLSGEIPSSLGNLKRLQFLTLGQNNLSGAIPESLAGLQNLINILLNSNNLSGQIPDHLFQVPKYNFTGNHLNCGGPNLQSCESHNSDSAGGSHKSKTGIIVGVVGGFTVLFLFGGLLFFVCKGRHKGYKREVFVDVPGEVDQRIAFGQLKRFAWRELQLATDSFSEKNVLGQGGFGKVYKGVLADNTKIAVKRLTDFESPGGDAAFQREVEMISVAVHRNLLRLIGFCTTTTERLLVYPFMQNLSVAYCLRERKPEEPVLDWTTRKRVALGAARGLEYLHEHCNPKIIHRDVKAANVLLDEDFEAVVGDFGLAKLVDVRKTNVTTQVRGTMGHIAPEYLSTGKSSERTDVFGYGIMLLELVTGQRAIDFSRLEEEDDVLLLDHVKKLEREKRLHAIVDRNLNKNYNIQEVEMMIQVALLCTQASPENRPAMSEVVRMLEGEGLAERWEEWQHVEVTRIQEYERLQRRFDWGEDSVYNQDAIELSGGR; from the exons ATGATGTCATTGAAGATGGAACTGGTTCTTGCAGCTTTAGTATTGGCTTACTTGCAGTCTTTTGTAATGTCCAACTTGCAAG GAGATGCCCTATCTGCATTGAAGGATTCGATGAATGTTCCGGCCAATCAATTGAAAGATTGGAACCCAAATCAAGTTACTCCATGTACTTGGACGAATGTTATCTGTGACAATAACGAAAATGTCATTTCTGT AACGCTGTCTGGCATCAACTGTTCTGGGATCTTGTCTCCTAAGATAGGAGTTCTAAAGACTCTTAATACACT AACATTGAAAGGGAATGGCATAACTGGTGGGATACCAAAAGAGTTTGGAAATTTGACAAGTTTAACCAGCTTAGATTTGGAAAATAATCGTTTAAGTGGTGAAATACCGTCTTCATTGGGCAATCTTAAAAGGCTACAATTTTT GACATTGGGTCAAAATAATCTCAGTGGAGCTATCCCTGAATCACTTGCTGGTCTTCAAAACTTGATCAACAT TCTGCTCAATTCAAATAATCTCAGCGGTCAAATTCCAGATCATTTATTCCAAGTTCCTAAATACAA TTTCACAGGAAACCACTTAAATTGTGGCGGGCCAAATTTGCAAAGCTGCGAGTCTCATAATAGCGATTCAG CAGGTGGTTCACATAAGTCAAAGACTGGAATTATAGTTGGAGTTGTGGGAGGATTCacagttctttttctttttggaggcTTGCTATTTTTTGTTTGCAAGGGTAGACACAAAGGCTACAAACGTGAAGTATTTGTAGATGTTCCAG GTGAAGTGGATCAAAGAATAGCATTCGGTCAGTTAAAACGGTTTGCATGGAGGGAACTACAGCTTGCAACGGACAGCTTCAGTGAAAAAAATGTCCTTGGACAGGGAGGTTTTGGAAAAGTTTACAAGGGAGTGCTTGCTGATAACACCAAAATTGCGGTTAAGCGTTTAACTGATTTTGAAAGTCCTGGGGGTGATGCAGCATTCCAACGTGAAGTTGAGATGATAAGTGTAGCTGTTCACAGGAACCTATTACGTCTGATAGGGTTTTGCACAACAACTACAGAACGCCTCTTGGTGTATCCATTCATGCAGAATTTAAGTGTGGCCTATTGTCTAAGAg AACGTAAACCTGAGGAGCCTGTTTTAGATTGGACAACCAGAAAAAGAGTGGCCTTAGGTGCAGCACGTGGGCTGGAATACCTTCATGAGCACTGCAATCCTAAAATTATTCATCGTGATGTGAAAGCAGCTAATGTACTCCTCGACGAGGATTTTGAAGCAGTTGTTGGGGATTTTGGCCTTGCGAAGCTGGTGGATGTGAGAAAGACCAACGTGACAACTCAAGTTCGCGGGACAATGGGCCACATAGCACCAGAATACTTGTCCACTGGCAAGTCATCTGAAAGGACCGATGTCTTTGGGTATGGTATTATGCTTCTAGAGCTTGTTACAGGTCAACGGGCAATTGACTTTTCACGTCTGGAAGAAGAGGATGATGTCTTATTGCTTGACCAT GTCAAGAAGCTGGAGAGGGAGAAAAGACTGCATGCTATTGTCGATCGCAACCTAAATAAAAACTACAACATCCAGGAGGTGGAGATGATGATACAAGTCGCCTTGCTCTGTACCCAAGCGTCACCAGAGAACCGTCCAGCAATGTCAGAGGTTGTGCGGATGCTGGAAGGAGAGGGGCTAGCTGAGAGGTGGGAAGAATGGCAGCATGTTGAAGTTACACGCATACAAGAATACGAAAGATTGCAGAGACGATTTGACTGGGGAGAAGATTCGGTTTATAACCAAGATGCTATTGAGTTATCTGGTGGAAGATGA